In Humulus lupulus chromosome 7, drHumLupu1.1, whole genome shotgun sequence, the following are encoded in one genomic region:
- the LOC133792589 gene encoding uncharacterized protein LOC133792589, giving the protein MASEYKDSSGRIRCPCVRCINNRLETIPMVKAHVFDWGFHRGYEKWIYHGEAEADVANVVDANDDDVDEMIPMVEDFLLPTTEDVENNPAAGQFYDDLFDEIEAELYPGCNWISSLNFLAKLLHLKVRGKIPNKIFDELLKLLKLAFPKGNKIPSTYYEAKKRLQKLGFGYESIHVCEHDYCLFYKEHSTKETCPICGSSRWISPEKTDGKKVPHKVMRYFPLTPRLKRMYSSRLTAKQMLWHYTGKSKDDGIMRHPVDGLVWKDFDAKHPDFASEPRNVRLGLAADGFNPFGNMSQAYSMWPVVLANYNLPPWMCMKDNNFILSILIPGPKSPGKDMDIFLRPLVDELKELWVNGVDTRDSITNTMFKRFLPSNHRMRRDTQFDEQIERRRPPRRFTCEEILEQVNKLVPQVPGKHEMFGGVKRRRIAEDQNWRKKSIFYELDYWSSNTLKHNIDVMHVEKNVCDSLLGTIFDNDKSKDTTNARHGLKKFGVRESLWIYEDDSGKLMKPHAPYVLTSDQRMQFCKFIRDVKFPDNFCSNLKKKVNADLTNISGLKSHDSHANLCKNYKGVETRFNRLDRNEDEVTPRNLFVFQSQCRPITKETLKPLDHATREQAECEHLEEIKQKYRDGDHNILHKKYFQRWFHKKIYDLQKLGSLDNGDELLALASGSDHLGAYYEGCIVNGVRFMSTKRDLKRSTQNSGVFVAGTEDFNYYGILEEVLKLTFTGTYSVTLFKCKWFNTDPRRKKIIIENNITSINTSGEWYKDDPYILANQAKQVFYLDDLLRGNQWKVVEGVNHRQIWDVENCEANSDIDVVHDISSSNFVLTVDLGELVMLPTQNSIDISIVQNLNVSQEDHELGDEEADEELDEEDDLLIDFCEDDVNANLVNEGSDSDY; this is encoded by the exons ATGGCGTCGGAATATAAGGATTCCTCTGGTagaattaggtgtccgtgtgttagatgcataaataataggcttgaaaCTATACCTATGGTGAAAGCACACGTATTCGATTGGGGTTTTCATCGAGGTTACGAGAAGTGGATATATCACGGTGAAGCGGAAGCAGATGTTGCCAATGTGGTGGACGCCAATGACGATGATGTTGATGAGATGATTCCAATGGTCGAAGACTTCCTTTTACCTACAACCGAAGATGTAGAAAATAACCCTGCGGCGGGACAATTTTATGACGATCTGTTTGACGAGATTGAGGCTGAGTTATATCCTGGTTGTAATTGGATATCTTCTCTTAACTTTTTAGCAAAATTattgcatttgaaagttagaggcaAGATTCCCAATAAAATCTTCGATGAATTACTGAAATTACTAAAGCTTGCATTTCCGAAGGgaaataaaattccatcaacaTACTACGAGGCTAAAAAAAGATTACAGAAATTAGGGTTCGGGTACGAGTCAATTCATGTATGTGAACATGATTATTGTTTGTTTTACAAAGAGCATTCAACTAAAGAGACTTGTCCAATttgcggaagtagtagatggatttcTCCTGAAAAAACTGATGGAAAAAAGGTACcacataaggtgatgcgttactttccattaACTCCTCGATTAAAAAGAATGTACAGTTCAAGACTTACAGCGAAGCAAATGTTATGGCACTATACTGGGAAATCAAAAGACGATGGGATAATGAGACACCCAGTGGATGGGTTAGTGTGGAAGGATTTCGATGCCAAACATCCTGATTTTGCTAGTGAACCTCGAAATGTTCGTTTAGGTTTAGctgcagatggtttcaatccgttTGGCAACATGAGTCAAGCATATagtatgtggcctgtggtgttggctaACTACAATCTTCCACCTTGGATGTGTATGAAAGATAATAATTTCATATTATCCATTCTTATTCCTGGACCAAAATCACCGGGAAAGGACATGGATATATTcttgagaccattggtggatgagttaaagGAGTTGTGGGTTAATGGTGTCGATACAAGAGATAGCATAACCAACACTATGTTCAA aagattccttCCAAGTAaccatcgaatgagaagagacactCAGTTTGACGAACAAATCGAGAGAAGGCGTCCACCAAGACGTTTTACTTGTGAGGAAATATTAGAACAAGTAAACAAACTTGTACCACAAGTTCCTGGAAAACACGAGATGTTTGGAGGTGTCAAACGTAGGCGTATTGCAGAAGATCAAAATTGGAggaagaaaagcatattttatgaGCTTGATTATTGGTCTTCGAACACTTTAAAACACaacattgatgtcatgcatgtggagaagaatgtgtgtgatagtttgttaggCACAATCTTCGATAATGATAAAtccaaggacaccactaatgcaagacatGGTTTGAAAAAGTTTGGAGTAAGGGAATCGTTGTGGATATATGAAGATGACAGCGGAAAGTTAATGAAGCCTCATGCCCCTTATGTTCTCACATCTGATCAAAGAATGCAGTTTTGTAAATTTATTCGAGATGTGAAATTTCCAGATAATTTTTGTTCCAATTTAAAGAAGAAAGTAAATGCTGATTTAACAAATATCAGCGGTTTAAAGTCCCACGACAGTCAT GCAAATTTGTGCAAGAACTATAAAG gtgttgaaacaagatttaatcgTCTTGATCGCAATGAAGATGAGGTGACACCAAGAAATCTTTTTGTATTTCAATCGCAATGTCGACCTATAACAAAAGAAACTCTAAAGCCTCTTGATCATGCGACTCGTGAACAAGCAGAGTG TGAACACTTAGAAGAAATCAAACAGAAATATCGGGATGGAGATCATAACattttacataagaaatattttcAGCGATGGTTTCACAAGAAG aTATACGACTTACAAAAGCTTGGATCGTTAGATAATGGTGAcgagttgctagctttagcatctggatcAGATCATTTAGGAGCTTATTACGAAGGTTGTATAGtgaatggtgttcgatttatgtCAACCAAACGAGATTTAAAGAGGAGCACTCAAAACAGTGGAGTATTTGTTGCTGGAACAGAAGATTTTAACTATTATGGAATACTTGAAGAAGTATTAAAGTTAACATTTACTGGCACATATTCTGTGACATTGTTCAAGTGTAAGTGGTTTAATACAGATCcaagaaggaaaaaaataattatagagAATAATATTACTAGTATAAACACTAGCGGGGAATGGTACAAGGATGACCCATATATACTTGCAAATCAAGCGAAGCAAGTATTttatctcgatgatttacttagaggaAATCAGTGGAAAGTTGTTGAGGGTGTAAACCATCGACAAATTTGGGACGTCGAGAACTGTGAAGCTAATTCAGACATTGATGTGGTACATGATATtagctcatcaaattttgtgttgactgtggatcTCGGCGAGTTGGTTATGCTACCTACTCAAAATTCGATTGACATTAGTATAGTACAAAATTTAAATGTTAGTCAAGAGGATCACGAGTTAGGCGATGAAGAAGCAGATGAAGAATTAGATGAAGAAGAtgatttattaattgatttttgtgaagatgatgttaatgCTAATTTAGTTAATGAGGGAAGTGATAGTGATTATTAG